A region of Hoplias malabaricus isolate fHopMal1 chromosome 12, fHopMal1.hap1, whole genome shotgun sequence DNA encodes the following proteins:
- the LOC136710692 gene encoding solute carrier family 35 member F5-like isoform X3, translating to MSWGVCGAQKGRLVLGITILLLVDIIWVASSELTAYIFVQQQYTKPFFSTFVKTSMFMLYLLGFLFWRPWRQQCATRYQQFTTFIPDSDSYKTAGGNENSFNISLSEPLYVPVKFQDVPETNVSRESKTPMRKQRVRFSNVMEVRELPHSQAVEAKLSRMSYNSNSLKIIGKLSINAVAKISFFFCFVWFLANLAYQEALTDTQVAVVNILSSTSGLFTLILAAIFPSNSSDRFTLSKLLAVILSMVGVTVVSISVMESPDGKGITGSLWSLLGAVLYAVYIVMLKRKVDREEKLDIPMFFGFVGLFNLLFLWPGFVLLHYSGLESFEMPSRLVISYILINGLIGTVLSEFLWLWGCFLTSSLIGTLALSLTTPLSIMTDICMQKQANFSWLFFVGAVPVFLSFFLAALLSHYNNWDPAMVVVRRIFSFICRKHRNQRLSEDSEQCESLIPLQTTSPDNRVFFS from the exons TATATCTTTGTTCAGCAGCAGTACACAAAGCCGTTTTTCAGCACGTTTGTGAAGACCTCCATGTTCATGTTGTATTTACTTGGCTTCCTCTTTTGGAGACCATGGAGACAGCAATGTGCAACACGTTACCAGCAATTCACCACATTT atTCCTGACAGCGATTCATATAAGACTGCTGGTGGAAATGAAAACAGCTTTAACATCTCTTTA AGTGAGCCTCTCTACGTACCAGTGAAATTTCAAGACGTTCCTGAGACCAATGTCAGTAGAGAATCTAAAACTC ccatGAGGAAGCAGCGTGTGCGGTTCAGTAATGTGATGGAGGTGCGAGAATTGCCTCACTCTCAGGCTGTAGAAGCCAAACTCTCCCGTATGTCATATAATTCCAACTCTCTGAAGATTATTGGGAAACTCAGCATCAACGCTGTGGCCAAGATCAGCTTCTTCTTCTGCTTTGTG tggttCCTGGCCAATCTGGCCTATCAGGAAGctctcactgacacacaggTGGCTGTTGTAAACATTCTGTCTTCAACCTCAG GTCTTTTCACCTTGATCCTGGCTGCCATATTTCCCAGTAACAGCAGCGATCGATTCACACTCTCCAAACTGCTGGCCGTTATTCTGAG CATGGTGGGTGTGACTGTGGTTAGCATCTCTGTAATGGAAAGTCCCGATGGAAAAGGCATCACTG GCTCTCTCTGGTCACTGCTGGGGGCTGTACTGTATGCTGTCTACATTGTCATGCTCAAGAGGAAAGTTGATCGAGAAGAGAAGTTGGATATACCCATGTTCTTTG ggtTTGTGGGCTTGTTTAACCTGTTGTTTTTATGGCCTGGCTTTGTGCTCCTGCATTACTCTGGGCTGGAGTCGTTCGAGATGCCGAGTCGGCTTGTGATCAGCTACATTCTCATCAACGGCCTGATCGGGACAGTGCTGTCTGAGTTCCTGTGGCTATG GGGATGTTTTCTCACCTCGTCTCTGATTGGGACACTGGCTTTAAGTCTGACAACTCCACTGTCCATCATGACTGATATATGCATGCAGAAG CAGGCAAACTTCTCATGGCTGTTCTTTGTGGGAGCTGTTCcagtcttcctctctttcttcctgGCTGCACTACTGTCACACTACAACAACTGGGACCCTGCAATGGTGGTGGTACGAAGAATCTTCTCTTTCATCTGCCGCAAGCACAGAAATCAGAG ATTGTCAGAGGACAGTGAGCAATGTGAGAGTCTCATCCCTCTGCAAACCACTTCCCCAGACAACAGAGTTTTCTTCTCCTGA
- the LOC136710692 gene encoding solute carrier family 35 member F5-like isoform X1, whose product MRPARMSWGVCGAQKGRLVLGITILLLVDIIWVASSELTAYIFVQQQYTKPFFSTFVKTSMFMLYLLGFLFWRPWRQQCATRYQQFTTFIPDSDSYKTAGGNENSFNISLSEPLYVPVKFQDVPETNVSRESKTPMRKQRVRFSNVMEVRELPHSQAVEAKLSRMSYNSNSLKIIGKLSINAVAKISFFFCFVWFLANLAYQEALTDTQVAVVNILSSTSGLFTLILAAIFPSNSSDRFTLSKLLAVILSMVGVTVVSISVMESPDGKGITGSLWSLLGAVLYAVYIVMLKRKVDREEKLDIPMFFGFVGLFNLLFLWPGFVLLHYSGLESFEMPSRLVISYILINGLIGTVLSEFLWLWGCFLTSSLIGTLALSLTTPLSIMTDICMQKQANFSWLFFVGAVPVFLSFFLAALLSHYNNWDPAMVVVRRIFSFICRKHRNQRLSEDSEQCESLIPLQTTSPDNRVFFS is encoded by the exons TATATCTTTGTTCAGCAGCAGTACACAAAGCCGTTTTTCAGCACGTTTGTGAAGACCTCCATGTTCATGTTGTATTTACTTGGCTTCCTCTTTTGGAGACCATGGAGACAGCAATGTGCAACACGTTACCAGCAATTCACCACATTT atTCCTGACAGCGATTCATATAAGACTGCTGGTGGAAATGAAAACAGCTTTAACATCTCTTTA AGTGAGCCTCTCTACGTACCAGTGAAATTTCAAGACGTTCCTGAGACCAATGTCAGTAGAGAATCTAAAACTC ccatGAGGAAGCAGCGTGTGCGGTTCAGTAATGTGATGGAGGTGCGAGAATTGCCTCACTCTCAGGCTGTAGAAGCCAAACTCTCCCGTATGTCATATAATTCCAACTCTCTGAAGATTATTGGGAAACTCAGCATCAACGCTGTGGCCAAGATCAGCTTCTTCTTCTGCTTTGTG tggttCCTGGCCAATCTGGCCTATCAGGAAGctctcactgacacacaggTGGCTGTTGTAAACATTCTGTCTTCAACCTCAG GTCTTTTCACCTTGATCCTGGCTGCCATATTTCCCAGTAACAGCAGCGATCGATTCACACTCTCCAAACTGCTGGCCGTTATTCTGAG CATGGTGGGTGTGACTGTGGTTAGCATCTCTGTAATGGAAAGTCCCGATGGAAAAGGCATCACTG GCTCTCTCTGGTCACTGCTGGGGGCTGTACTGTATGCTGTCTACATTGTCATGCTCAAGAGGAAAGTTGATCGAGAAGAGAAGTTGGATATACCCATGTTCTTTG ggtTTGTGGGCTTGTTTAACCTGTTGTTTTTATGGCCTGGCTTTGTGCTCCTGCATTACTCTGGGCTGGAGTCGTTCGAGATGCCGAGTCGGCTTGTGATCAGCTACATTCTCATCAACGGCCTGATCGGGACAGTGCTGTCTGAGTTCCTGTGGCTATG GGGATGTTTTCTCACCTCGTCTCTGATTGGGACACTGGCTTTAAGTCTGACAACTCCACTGTCCATCATGACTGATATATGCATGCAGAAG CAGGCAAACTTCTCATGGCTGTTCTTTGTGGGAGCTGTTCcagtcttcctctctttcttcctgGCTGCACTACTGTCACACTACAACAACTGGGACCCTGCAATGGTGGTGGTACGAAGAATCTTCTCTTTCATCTGCCGCAAGCACAGAAATCAGAG ATTGTCAGAGGACAGTGAGCAATGTGAGAGTCTCATCCCTCTGCAAACCACTTCCCCAGACAACAGAGTTTTCTTCTCCTGA
- the LOC136710692 gene encoding solute carrier family 35 member F5-like isoform X2, whose amino-acid sequence MRPARMSWGVCGAQKGRLVLGITILLLVDIIWVASSELTAYIFVQQQYTKPFFSTFVKTSMFMLYLLGFLFWRPWRQQCATRYQQFTTFIPDSDSYKTAGGNENSFNISLSEPLYVPVKFQDVPETNVSRESKTPMRKQRVRFSNVMEVRELPHSQAVEAKLSRMSYNSNSLKIIGKLSINAVAKISFFFCFVWFLANLAYQEALTDTQVAVVNILSSTSGLFTLILAAIFPSNSSDRFTLSKLLAVILSMVGVTVVSISVMESPDGKGITGSLWSLLGAVLYAVYIVMLKRKVDREEKLDIPMFFGFVGLFNLLFLWPGFVLLHYSGLESFEMPSRLVISYILINGLIGTVLSEFLWLWGCFLTSSLIGTLALSLTTPLSIMTDICMQKANFSWLFFVGAVPVFLSFFLAALLSHYNNWDPAMVVVRRIFSFICRKHRNQRLSEDSEQCESLIPLQTTSPDNRVFFS is encoded by the exons TATATCTTTGTTCAGCAGCAGTACACAAAGCCGTTTTTCAGCACGTTTGTGAAGACCTCCATGTTCATGTTGTATTTACTTGGCTTCCTCTTTTGGAGACCATGGAGACAGCAATGTGCAACACGTTACCAGCAATTCACCACATTT atTCCTGACAGCGATTCATATAAGACTGCTGGTGGAAATGAAAACAGCTTTAACATCTCTTTA AGTGAGCCTCTCTACGTACCAGTGAAATTTCAAGACGTTCCTGAGACCAATGTCAGTAGAGAATCTAAAACTC ccatGAGGAAGCAGCGTGTGCGGTTCAGTAATGTGATGGAGGTGCGAGAATTGCCTCACTCTCAGGCTGTAGAAGCCAAACTCTCCCGTATGTCATATAATTCCAACTCTCTGAAGATTATTGGGAAACTCAGCATCAACGCTGTGGCCAAGATCAGCTTCTTCTTCTGCTTTGTG tggttCCTGGCCAATCTGGCCTATCAGGAAGctctcactgacacacaggTGGCTGTTGTAAACATTCTGTCTTCAACCTCAG GTCTTTTCACCTTGATCCTGGCTGCCATATTTCCCAGTAACAGCAGCGATCGATTCACACTCTCCAAACTGCTGGCCGTTATTCTGAG CATGGTGGGTGTGACTGTGGTTAGCATCTCTGTAATGGAAAGTCCCGATGGAAAAGGCATCACTG GCTCTCTCTGGTCACTGCTGGGGGCTGTACTGTATGCTGTCTACATTGTCATGCTCAAGAGGAAAGTTGATCGAGAAGAGAAGTTGGATATACCCATGTTCTTTG ggtTTGTGGGCTTGTTTAACCTGTTGTTTTTATGGCCTGGCTTTGTGCTCCTGCATTACTCTGGGCTGGAGTCGTTCGAGATGCCGAGTCGGCTTGTGATCAGCTACATTCTCATCAACGGCCTGATCGGGACAGTGCTGTCTGAGTTCCTGTGGCTATG GGGATGTTTTCTCACCTCGTCTCTGATTGGGACACTGGCTTTAAGTCTGACAACTCCACTGTCCATCATGACTGATATATGCATGCAGAAG GCAAACTTCTCATGGCTGTTCTTTGTGGGAGCTGTTCcagtcttcctctctttcttcctgGCTGCACTACTGTCACACTACAACAACTGGGACCCTGCAATGGTGGTGGTACGAAGAATCTTCTCTTTCATCTGCCGCAAGCACAGAAATCAGAG ATTGTCAGAGGACAGTGAGCAATGTGAGAGTCTCATCCCTCTGCAAACCACTTCCCCAGACAACAGAGTTTTCTTCTCCTGA
- the gpr39 gene encoding G-protein coupled receptor 39, protein MDKQEEKDWRTLEIPFEVKVFLTVLYSLILILGIVGNSITIRVTQVLQRNGYLQKNVTDHMVSLACSDLLVLLIGMPVELYSAIWFPFSSASGNTSCKIYNFLFEACSYATILNVATLSFERYMAICHPFRYKSLAKARTAHLIIAAWLTSVLVAVPLLVATGTEGHVLEPGGAPAQNLTFCTNLRQHWGMYRASVFTAFILYLLVLGGVAFMCKSMIVVLKAPVITVDTSGPRGELRVPKHENARLKASRQQTIIFLVLIVCALLVCWMPNQARRLMTAAVPKSGWTMSYLVSYARLQPVADTFFYLSSVLNPLLYNLSSRQFRSAFLQTLCCRLSIQHINKRTLENSKASKASTHILRPLLRKSLRHTTAGTSRDTDSPNPSEQNSPAVQSLTSTLPITSETET, encoded by the exons ATGGACAAGCAAGAGGAGAAAGACTGGCGGACGCTGGAGATACCCTTTGAGGTGAAGGTCTTCCTCACAGTACTCTACAGCCTCATCCTGATCCTGGGCATTGTGGGAAATAGCATCACCATCCGCGTGACTCAAGTGCTACAGAGAAATGGGTACCTGCAGAAGAACGTAACGGATCACATGGTAAGCCTGGCCTGTTCTGACCTTTTGGTGCTGTTGATTGGCATGCCAGTGGAGCTCTACAGTGCAATCTGGTTCCCCTTCAGTTCTGCGTCTGGGAACACTTCCTGCAAGATCTACAACTTCCTCTTTGAGGCATGCAGCTATGCCACCATCTTGAATGTGGCCACGCTGAGCTTTGAGCGCTACATGGCCATCTGCCACCCATTTCGCTACAAATCCCTGGCCAAGGCCAGGACTGCACACCTAATTATCGCCGCATGGCTCACATCCGTCCTCGTGGCCGTGCCCCTGCTGGTTGCTACGGGAACAGAGGGACATGTGCTGGAGCCTGGAGGGGCTCCAGCCCAGAATCTGACCTTCTGCACCAACCTGAGGCAGCACTGGGGCATGTACCGTGCCAGCGTCTTCACCGCCTTCATCCTATATCTGCTGGTGCTGGGTGGCGTGGCATTCATGTGCAAAAGCATGATTGTGGTCCTCAAGGCCCCCGTGATTACTGTGGACACTTCAGGGCCCCGAGGTGAACTCAGAGTGCCAAAACATGAGAATGCCCGGCTTAAAGCTTCCCGCCAGCAGACCATCATATTCCTAG tactgaTAGTGTGTGCGCTCTTGGTGTGTTGGATGCCGAACCAGGCGAGGCGTCTGATGACTGCGGCGGTGCCTAAATCAGGGTGGACGATGAGTTACCTGGTTTCGTATGCGAGGCTGCAGCCTGTGGCAGACACCTTCTTTTACCTGAGCTCGGTGCTGAATCCACTGCTGTACAACCTTTCCTCCCGCCAGTTCCGCTCGGCATTCCTGCAGACACTCTGCTGTCGCCTCTCCATCCAGCACATCAACAAGAGGACACTGGAAAACAGCAAAGCCTCAAAAGCGTCCACCCACATACTGCGACCTCTGCTGCGCAAATCCTTGCGCCACACCACAGCAGGCACGAGCAGGGACACTGACTCTCCTAACCCAAGTGAACAGAACAGCCCTGCCGTCCAGAGCCTGACCTCAACACTACCTATTACATCAGAGACAGAAACCTGA